From Micromonospora nigra, one genomic window encodes:
- a CDS encoding TIGR03960 family B12-binding radical SAM protein yields the protein MSVPSTTARPTAASSDDNSGSTRPSPRRDLERSVWSRLEPLLPQVTKPIQYVGGELGAVVKDWDAATVRWALMYPDAYEVGLPNQGVQILYEVLNELPDVLAERTYAVWPDLEKLMRAHGVPQFTVDAHRSVRDFDVFGVSFSTELGYTNLLTAIDLAGIPLLAVDRTDADPVIVAGGHAAFNPEPIADFVDAAVLGDGEEAVLEITAIVREWKAEGSPGGRDELLLRLARTESVYVPRFYDVDYLPDGRIQRVVPNRADVPFRVHKRTTMDLDAWPYPKKPLVPLAETVHERYAVEIFRGCTRGCRFCQAGMITRPVRERSITTVGQMVKEGLEFSGFHEVGLLSLSSADHSEIGDMCSGLAEQYAGTNVSLSLPSTRVDAFNIDLAQELSRNGRRTGLTFAPEGGSERIRKVINKMVSKEDLIRTVVTAYTNGWRQVKLYFMCGLPTETDADVLEIADMAHEVIRAGRAATGSKDIRCTVSIGGFVPKPHTPFQWAPMDRPEVIDHRLRILKQAINSDRSLGRAIGYRYHDGEPSLIEGLLSRGDRRVGAVIRRVWEDGGRFDGWSEHFSYQRWVDAAAEVLPAFGVDLDWYTTRERDELEVLPWDHLDSGLDKDWLWQDWQDALSEYEQDDCRWTPCFDCGVCPSMDTEIQIGPTGRKLLPLTPVSGLKLPPTPAN from the coding sequence ATGAGTGTCCCGTCCACCACGGCGCGCCCGACGGCGGCCAGTTCCGATGACAACTCCGGCTCGACGCGGCCGTCGCCGCGCCGCGACCTGGAACGTTCGGTCTGGTCCCGGCTGGAGCCGCTGCTGCCCCAGGTGACCAAACCCATCCAGTACGTCGGTGGTGAGCTGGGCGCGGTGGTCAAGGACTGGGATGCGGCGACCGTCCGCTGGGCGTTGATGTATCCCGACGCGTACGAGGTCGGCCTGCCCAACCAGGGCGTGCAGATCCTCTACGAGGTGCTCAACGAGTTGCCCGACGTGCTGGCGGAGCGCACCTACGCGGTCTGGCCCGACCTGGAGAAGCTGATGCGCGCCCACGGCGTGCCGCAGTTCACCGTCGACGCGCACCGCTCGGTACGCGACTTCGACGTGTTCGGCGTCTCGTTCTCCACCGAGCTGGGCTACACCAACCTGCTCACCGCGATCGACCTGGCGGGGATCCCGCTGCTGGCCGTCGACCGCACCGACGCCGACCCGGTGATCGTGGCCGGGGGGCACGCCGCGTTCAACCCGGAGCCGATCGCCGACTTCGTCGACGCGGCCGTGCTGGGCGACGGCGAGGAGGCGGTCCTGGAGATCACCGCGATCGTCCGGGAGTGGAAGGCCGAGGGCTCCCCGGGTGGCCGCGACGAGCTGCTGTTGCGGCTGGCCCGCACCGAGAGCGTCTACGTGCCGCGCTTCTACGACGTGGACTACCTGCCCGACGGCCGGATCCAACGGGTCGTGCCGAACCGGGCGGACGTGCCGTTCCGGGTGCACAAGCGCACGACGATGGACCTGGACGCCTGGCCGTACCCGAAGAAGCCCCTCGTCCCGCTGGCCGAGACGGTGCACGAGCGGTACGCGGTGGAGATCTTCCGGGGTTGCACCCGGGGCTGCCGGTTCTGTCAGGCGGGCATGATCACCCGCCCGGTGCGGGAGCGTTCGATCACCACCGTCGGGCAGATGGTGAAGGAGGGGCTGGAGTTCTCCGGCTTCCACGAGGTGGGCCTGCTGTCGCTGTCCTCGGCCGACCACTCGGAGATCGGTGACATGTGCTCCGGTCTCGCCGAGCAGTACGCGGGCACCAACGTGTCGCTGTCGCTGCCGTCGACCCGGGTGGACGCGTTCAACATCGACCTGGCCCAGGAGCTGTCCCGCAACGGGCGCCGCACCGGCCTGACCTTCGCCCCGGAGGGCGGATCGGAGCGGATCCGCAAGGTCATCAACAAGATGGTGTCCAAGGAAGACCTGATCCGTACGGTGGTCACCGCGTACACCAACGGCTGGCGGCAGGTGAAGCTGTACTTCATGTGCGGTCTGCCCACGGAGACCGACGCCGACGTCCTGGAGATCGCGGACATGGCGCACGAGGTCATCAGGGCGGGTCGGGCCGCCACCGGCTCGAAGGACATCCGCTGCACGGTCTCCATCGGCGGTTTCGTACCGAAGCCGCACACCCCCTTCCAGTGGGCGCCGATGGACCGGCCGGAGGTCATCGACCACCGGCTCAGGATCCTCAAGCAGGCGATCAACTCGGACCGTTCGCTGGGCCGGGCGATCGGCTACCGCTACCACGACGGCGAGCCGTCGCTGATCGAGGGCCTGCTCAGCCGCGGTGACCGCCGGGTCGGCGCGGTGATCCGCCGGGTCTGGGAGGACGGCGGCCGGTTCGACGGCTGGAGCGAGCACTTCTCGTACCAGCGTTGGGTGGACGCCGCCGCCGAGGTGCTGCCGGCCTTCGGGGTGGACCTCGACTGGTACACCACCCGGGAGCGTGACGAACTGGAGGTCCTGCCCTGGGACCACCTTGACTCGGGTCTGGACAAGGACTGGCTCTGGCAGGACTGGCAGGACGCGCTGTCCGAGTACGAGCAGGACGACTGCCGGTGGACCCCGTGCTTCGACTGCGGTGTGTGCCCGTCGATGGACACGGAGATCCAGATCGGTCCCACGGGCCGCAAGCTGCTCCCCCTGACCCCGGTCAGCGGCCTGAAGCTCCCCCCGACCCCTGCCAACTAG
- a CDS encoding lysophospholipid acyltransferase family protein, translating to MPLLYTIGKLTVAPTMRLALRPTVEGLEHIPETGGAIFAGNHLSVADELLLGTVVPRHLAFWAKSEYYKGTGIKGAIQRFVLEGLGAIPVERAGGRAALSAFDAAIPALRGGDLVAIYPEGTRSPDGRLYRGRTGTARLALAAGVPVIPVGMIGTDKAQPIGARMPRPGRAKIIVRFGKPLDFTGRSDDRTSLRQMTDELMSEIQKLTGQEYVPRYAPPRGHPPVAGEPDGA from the coding sequence GTGCCGCTGCTCTACACCATCGGCAAGCTCACCGTGGCTCCCACGATGCGGCTGGCGCTCCGACCGACCGTGGAGGGGCTGGAGCACATCCCGGAGACCGGCGGTGCGATCTTCGCCGGCAATCACCTGTCGGTCGCCGACGAGTTGCTCCTCGGCACGGTGGTGCCCCGCCACCTGGCCTTCTGGGCCAAGTCGGAGTACTACAAGGGCACCGGGATCAAGGGCGCGATCCAGCGGTTCGTGCTGGAGGGCCTGGGGGCCATTCCCGTCGAGCGGGCCGGCGGGCGGGCGGCGCTGTCCGCCTTCGACGCGGCGATTCCCGCGCTCAGGGGCGGCGACCTGGTCGCCATCTACCCGGAGGGAACCCGGTCGCCGGACGGGCGGCTCTACCGGGGGCGCACCGGCACGGCCCGGTTGGCCCTGGCCGCGGGAGTGCCGGTCATCCCCGTCGGCATGATCGGCACCGACAAGGCCCAACCGATCGGGGCGCGGATGCCCCGGCCGGGCCGGGCGAAGATCATCGTGCGGTTCGGTAAGCCGTTGGACTTCACCGGGCGTTCGGACGACCGGACGTCGCTGCGGCAGATGACCGACGAGTTGATGAGCGAGATCCAGAAGCTCACCGGCCAGGAGTACGTGCCGCGCTACGCGCCGCCGCGTGGTCACCCGCCGGTCGCCGGCGAACCCGACGGGGCCTGA